In Prunus dulcis chromosome 1, ALMONDv2, whole genome shotgun sequence, the following are encoded in one genomic region:
- the LOC117615778 gene encoding uncharacterized protein LOC117615778: MSSPKTYAKSSSSSRSPVYLTGDEVDRHAIEVRSKLHPYVQKNLDENVLHLFENTLVLGPHWFGFVPEEMADLFKEDAEASPEAWSLWKKAGIFDAILLSKHSVNRDGNLLAAALCFWNSASNTFGFRMGSISPTLLDLAQIFGFRPHGWPADAVGDCHIGKNRERLAKPFTIHAATINQNCSFSNFLKKFSTEKDRDQQHMLFLLYWLNKFIFPNCSSAVLLEYKHLEEALHNHADVGLGPIVLAHLYKNLHSATLENPLNISAPSAFWMIQICLHVYFLELRFPDIVLPEDQVMAVPLMWAEVPKR; encoded by the exons atgtcTTCCCCAAAAACTTATGCCAAaagctcttcttcttcgcgATCTCCTGTTTATCTTACTGGAGATGAGGTTGATCGACATGCAATCGAGGTTCGTAGCAAACTTCACCCATATGTGCAGAAGAATTTGGATGAAAACGTCCTTCATCTGTTTGAAAACACCCTTGTTCTGGGTCCTCACTGGTTTGGCTTTGTGCCGGAAGAAATGGCCGATTTGTTCAAGGAAGATGCTGAG GCTTCTCCTGAGGCATGGAGCTTATGGAAGAAGGCTGGAATTTTCGATGCAATTCTTCTGTCTAAGCATTCTGTCAATAGAGATGGGAATTTGCTGGCTGCTGCTCTGTGCTTCTGGAATTCTGCCAGCAACACTTTTGGCTTCCGTATGGGATCCATTTCTCCGACTCTGCTGGATTTGGCTCAAATATTTGGGTTCAGGCCCCATGGTTGGCCTGCTGATGCTGTTGGTGACTGCCATATAGGGAAGAATCGAGAGAGATTAGCCAAGCCTTTCACCATTCATGCTGCCACGATCAACCAGAATTgttctttttccaattttttgaaGAAGTTTAGCACTGAAAAGGATAGGGATCAGCAACACATGCTGTTCCTTCTATACTGGTTGAACAAGTTCATTTTCCCCAATTGTTCCTCAGCAGTTTTGCTGGAATACAAGCATTTGGAAGAAGCTTTGCACAACCATGCAGATGTGGGGCTTGGCCCCATAGTTCTGGCTCATCTGTATAAGAACCTTCACAGCGCCACTCTGGAGAATCCACTGAATATCTCTGCTCCTAGCGCATTCTGGATGATCCAGATCTGTCTGCATGTTTATTTCCTAGAATTGAGGTTTCCAGACATTGTTCTGCCTGAAGACCAGGTTATGGCGGTCCCCTTGATGTGGGCAGAGGTGCCTAAGCGCTGA